Within the Chloroflexota bacterium genome, the region CGCTTTTCTGACCAACTCCGGCACGGAGACCGTCGAAGCGGCTTTTAAATTTGCGCGTTACAGCACCGGGCGCACCAAGATCATTGCCACCATGCGCGGCTTCCACGGGCGAACCTTTGGAGCGCTCTCGGCCACCTGGAACAAGAAATACCGCCAGCCTTTCGAGCCGCTGGTACCGGATTTTGTTCATGTACCCTATAACAATCTTGAAAGACTGACCGCAGCGATGGATGAAAACACCGCCGCTGTGATCCTGGAAGTGGTGCAGGGTGAGGGTGGCGTTCACCTCGGCGACGCTGAATATTTCCATGGTGCGCAGGAACTCTGCCGGGAGCGCGGTGCGCTCCTCATCCTCGATGAAATCCAAACTGGTTTTGGGCGCACGGGCAAGATGTTTGCCCTGGAACACTACAACTTGCAGCCCGATCTGCTGTGTGTGGCAAAATCCATCGCCGGGGGGCTGCCAATGGGCGCGCTGTTGATTGGCGAGCGCGTGGGTGAGCTTTCTCCGGGCATTCACGGCTCAACCTTTGGCGGCAATCCGTTGACCGCGGCGGCGTCTCTGGCGGCGCTGACCGCCCTTGAGGAAGAGCAACTTCCCCAACGGGCAGCGGAACTGGGCGCTTATTTGCTTGAAGAGTTAAACAAAATCGAATCTCCGCTGATTCGTGACGTGCGCGGCCTGGGGCTGATGATTGGCATCGAGATCAAACAGAAAGTCGCCCCGTACCTGCAAGCCCTTACCGAACGCGGCATCTTTGCGCTCCCCGCCGGACTGACCGTGATCCGTTTGTTGCCGCCGCTGGTGATACCACAGGAGCAGGTGGATCAGGTGGTAGCCGCATTGTGTGAAGTTCTGGTGGACGGATGACCGACGACCGACGGCCGACGACCCTCATCGAACTCGTTCGTCACTACAGCCCCTCGGGAGAAGAATCTGCTGTGGTGGAATATCTTGTTGGGCGCATGGATGAATTGAGCTTCACCCGCGCCTACTCCGATGGAGTTGGCAACGCTATTGGCGTGATGGGCGACGGCCCGAGGCAGGTTGTGCTGTTAGGGCATATTGATACTGTGCCGGGCGAGATTCCCGTGCGCATCACCCC harbors:
- a CDS encoding aspartate aminotransferase family protein; translated protein: MSTIQSIENLHTSGVYAKRDLTIVRGEGAMLWDEQGNAYIDCVGAQGAANLGHAHPAVLAAINKQASRLISCPEMFYNDMRAQLLEKLTGLAPDGMSRAFLTNSGTETVEAAFKFARYSTGRTKIIATMRGFHGRTFGALSATWNKKYRQPFEPLVPDFVHVPYNNLERLTAAMDENTAAVILEVVQGEGGVHLGDAEYFHGAQELCRERGALLILDEIQTGFGRTGKMFALEHYNLQPDLLCVAKSIAGGLPMGALLIGERVGELSPGIHGSTFGGNPLTAAASLAALTALEEEQLPQRAAELGAYLLEELNKIESPLIRDVRGLGLMIGIEIKQKVAPYLQALTERGIFALPAGLTVIRLLPPLVIPQEQVDQVVAALCEVLVDG